The Cryptococcus deuterogattii R265 chromosome 3, complete sequence genome has a segment encoding these proteins:
- a CDS encoding hypoxia up-regulated 1, translating into MRPQHLLPLLLLLLAPAIHAAVLAIDYGAEFTKLSLIKPGVPFDVVLDKDSKRKIASVVGWKRDERVFGAEAKMAATRFPDTHYPFIKPLLGTITPNTFPVYPVNPHVTNNTLYFSHPSPPSYISPELVSPEDAWTPTALLAQQLSYFRHLAESVQAAGSKKESINSVVVTVPAWWDQAQRRAYRDALELQGMNCLAMISEGTGVALNYAMTRSFPNYDPATGQGEKEYHIIYDSGAMTTTATVLAFYQTSEYATPKSKTPINTTHIEMLGTGWEHVGGVMLDTVIQDMLLTGFVGKTGREEVREDKKALAKIAKEASRVKQILSANQEANVAIESLFDDIDFRSTISRANLEEIVGAVDQLYANPVVSALEAAALQLGDIKSVILFGGNTRVPLVQAALKSVLDGAEDKIAQNVNTDEAAVLGAAYYGAALSKQFRIKNIDIKERGVSEIALKDGSAIFPQGTILGERKAITLPAKGDVTLEFTERISHPDSAHASIREPQSILSVEVHDVEKALADFTAPEPVINITMRLDPKGHVSAANAVLVSNVTDSKDGGVAGALKGLFGSKEEETKEDEEDQDQKESKNKSPKMALKFREKHLGLKPLSGEEKRVTNARLISISAFEAAKASREEARNSLESYLYALQNSLNNDDGPTALTDFSTPVEQQALKKLLDETFEWLGENDEVAEESKLRRKLAELEGLERPVVFRYNEYRARDKAVADFQQAMHLARAFLIDAQANYTKAMEAATTATPENPVAPPKHTEEELKAVDELLKEYTQFIDEKMKVQVTLDGDKTKDPVITVRELEEKGRRLQATVLTLQNKKAPRKPRPTSSSSSAASSTTLASPTDHGPSPDFTESPSVTTDDVSSTTLASPTDHGPSSETSSAVPTESSDRPRHEEL; encoded by the exons ATGCGTCCACagcatctcctccctctcctcctcctccttctcgcaCCGGCCATACATGCGGCGGTGCTCGCCATCGACTATGGCGCAGAGTTTACAAAACTCTCCCTCATCAAGCCTGGCGTGCCCTTCGATGTCGTTTTAGACAAGGACAGCAAGCGAAAAATTGCGAGCGTGGTAGGATGGAAACGAGACGAACGTGTATTCGGCGCCGAAGCAAAGATGGCT GCCACAAGATTCCCCGATACCCATTACCCTTTTATAAAACCCCTGCTTGGAACCATCACTCCCAACACCTTCCCAGTGTACCCGGTCAACCCTCATGTTACCAATAACACATTATATTTCTCTCACCCCTCGCCTCCTTCCTACATCTCTCCAGAACTCGTTTCTCCTGAAGACGCCTGGACACCTACTGCTCTCTTGGCACAGCAGCTCTCGTATTTTCGTCACCTCGCAGAGTCGGTTCAAGCTGCTGGatcaaaaaaggaaagtaTAAATTCGGTTGTTGTTACCGTTCCTGCATGGTGGGATCAGGCTCAGCGTCGTGCATACCGAGATGCGTTGGAACTTCAGGGTATGAATTGCTTGGCAATGATCTCAGAGGGTACCGGCGTCGCACTCAACTATGCCATGACAAGGTCTTTCCCCAACTACGATCCAGCAActggacaaggagaaaaagagtatCATATCATCTATGACTCGGGAGCTATGACCACCACTGCTACTGTCTTGGCATTCTACCAAACTAGCGAATACGCGACCCCAAAGTCAAAGACACCGATCAACACAACTCACATTGAAATGCTTGGAACTGGATGGGAGCATGTTGGTGGAGTGATGTTAGACACTGTTATTCAGGATATGCTCCTCACCGGCTTTGTCGGTAAGACTGGGCGGGAGGAGGTCAGGGAGGACAAGAAAGCCTTGGCCAAGATCGCAAAAGAAGCTAGCAGAGTCAAGCAGATTTTGAGTGCTAACCAGGAAGCTAATGTAGCT ATCGAGTCGCTCTTCGATGACATTGACTTCCGCTCAACTATCTCTCGTGCCAACCTCGAAGAAATTGTAGGAGCCGTCGACCAGTTGTACGCCAACCCTGTGGTTTCTGCCCTTGAGGCGGCAGCCTTACAACTCGGAGATATCAAGTCTGTCATACTCTTTGGAGGTAATACCCGAGTTCCTCTTGTACAGGCCGCCCTCAAATCTGTCCTTGACGGTGCCGAAGACAAGATTGCGCAGAATGTGAACACCGATGAAGCCGCCGTGCTTGGTGCCGCGTACTATGGAGCTGCGTTGAGCAAGCAGTTTAGGATCAAGAACATTGATATCAAGGAAAGGGGCGTCAGCGAAATTGCCCTCAAAGACGGCAGCGCAATCTTCCCTCAAGGCACCATCCTTGGCGAGCGAAAGGCGATCACCCTTCCTGCCAAGGGAGATGTGACCCTTGAGTTCACTGAGCGCATTTCTCACCCCGACAGCGCTCACGCTTCCATTCGTGAACCCCAGTCTATTCTCTCCGTCGAAGTCCACGATGTCGAGAAAGCCCTTGCCGACTTTACTGCTCCCGAACCAGTGATCAACATCACTATGCGCCTCGATCCTAAGGGCCATGTTTCGGCCGCCAACGCCGTCCTTGTCTCCAATGTCACCGACTCAAAGGACGGTGGCGTCGCCGGCGCTCTCAAGGGCCTTTTCGGtagcaaggaagaagaaacaaaggaagatgaagaagaccagGACCAGAAGGAATCTAAAAACAAGTCGCCCAAGATGGCCCTCAAGTTCCGAGAGAAGCATCTCGGCCTGAAACCTTTGTCTGGCGAAGAAAAGCGAGTGACGAACGCTCGTCTTATCTCTATCTCTGCCTTCGAGGCCGCCAAAGCGTCCCGCGAAGAGGCTCGCAATTCACTCGAGTCATATCTCTATGCACTTCAAAACTCTCTCAATAACGACGATGGACCCACCGCCCTTACCGACTTTTCTACTCCTGTCGAGCAACAGGCTTTGAAAAAGCTTCTGGACGAGACATTTGAGTGGTTGGGCGAGAATGACGAAGTCGCAGAAGAGTCcaagttgagaagaaagtTGGCTGAACTTGAGGGATTAGAGAGGCCCGTCGTTTTCAGGTACAACGAATACCGTGCGAGGGACAAGGCCGTCGCCGACTTCCAGCAGGCCATGCATCTTGCTCGTGCCTTCCTCATTGATGCTCAAGCTAACTACACGAAAGCTATGGAAGCTGCCACCACGGCTACTCCCGAGAATCCCGTGGCACCTCCCAAGCatacagaggaagagttgaaggcTGTTGATGAACTCTTGAAGGAATACACTCAGTTCATCgatgaaaagatgaaggtgcaAGTAACTCTGGACGGAGACAAGACCAAGGACCCGGTCATCACAGTCAGAGAactggaggagaagggaaggagactCCAGGCTACT GTCTTGACTCTTCAGAATA
- a CDS encoding phosphoadenosine phosphosulfate reductase, whose protein sequence is MSSEDILTPQYTPEEIERFNAELDGKTPQEILTWAVDNVDGLYQTTAFGLTGTAAVDMISKISLSREETHLVPLIFLDTLHHFPETLALAQTMADTYLAPLHIYTPPGVSAAEEFAAKYGENLWETDEGAYDYLVKVEPAARAYKELGVRAVITGRRRSQGADRANLKVLEIDERGLLKINPLIGWSFKEVKEYIDKEGVPYNPLLDKGYRSIGDVHSTAPPDPNAASDAAERSGRWQGKAKTECGLHTNYFEMKKKFEEKAAAAGEASKQS, encoded by the exons ATGTCCAGCGAAGACATCCTCACTCCCCAGTACACCCCTGAAGAAATCGAGCGATTTAACGCCGAACTCGATGGCAAGACTCCCCAGGAGATTTTGACCTGGGCTGTCGACAATGTCGATGGGTTGTACCAGACTACTGCTTTCGGATT GACTGGTACCGCCGCTGTAGACATGATTTCCAAGATTTCTTTGAGCCGCGAAGAAACTCACCTCGTGCCCCTT ATCTTCCTTGACACCCTTCACCACTTCCCTGAAACCCTTGCTCTCGCCCAAACCATGGCTGATACCTATCTCGCTCCCTTGCACATCTACACTCCCCCCGGCGTttctgctgctgaagaATTCGCCGCCAAGTATGGAGAGAACCTCTGGGAGACTGATGAAGGCGCCTACGATTATTTGGTAAAAGTTGAGCCTGCAGCCAGGGCTTACAAGGAGCTAGGCGTCAGGGCAGTCATCACTGGTAGACGAAGAAGCCAAGGCGCCGACAGAGCAAACTTGAAGGTGCTCGAAAttgatgaaagaggattGCTCAAGATCAACCCTTTGATCGGGTGGAGTTTTAAGGAGGTCAAGGAATACATTGACAAGGA AGGAGTTCCTTACAACCCTCTTCTCGACAAAGGCTATCGATCTATCGGCGACGTCCATTCCACTGCTCCCCCCGACCCCAACGCCGCCAGTGATGCTGCTGAGCGAAGCGGTCGATGGCAGGGTAAGGCTAAGACCGAATGTGGTTTACACACGAACTACTttgagatgaagaagaagtttgaagagaaggcggCCGCTGCGGGCGAGGCTTCCAAGCAGTCATAA